A single window of Chloracidobacterium sp. DNA harbors:
- a CDS encoding rhodanese-like domain-containing protein: MKASYKFVAAFAAMLLLTVAACQQTVPFKKFANDDEVPRITLADAKKAFDEGNAVFVDSRAEPSFQVEHIAGAINIAYSGQAPNFDSLPKGKKIIVYCS, from the coding sequence ATGAAAGCTTCATATAAGTTCGTAGCGGCGTTTGCTGCGATGCTCTTGCTCACGGTCGCGGCGTGTCAGCAAACTGTACCGTTCAAAAAGTTTGCAAATGACGACGAGGTGCCCAGGATCACGCTCGCGGACGCTAAAAAGGCGTTTGACGAAGGCAATGCGGTCTTTGTGGACAGCCGTGCCGAACCGTCATTTCAAGTGGAGCATATCGCCGGTGCCATCAATATTGCCTACAGTGGCCAGGCACCAAATTTCGATTCTCTGCCCAAGGGCAAGAAGATCATTGTCTATTGTTCCTGA
- the bcp gene encoding thioredoxin-dependent thiol peroxidase, producing MLQAGDAAPDFVSTDQNGNVVKLSDFSGKRVVLYFYPKDDTPGCTKEACSFRDADDVFNAKGIKVLGVSTDSEKSHQKFISKFQLPFDLLADTEKQIVEAYGVWAEKSMYGKKYMGTLRKTFLIDDGKIVKVFDKVNVAEHADEVLAAFGEK from the coding sequence ATGTTACAAGCGGGAGATGCGGCGCCGGATTTTGTGTCAACTGACCAAAACGGCAATGTGGTTAAACTGTCCGATTTTAGCGGAAAGCGAGTCGTTTTGTATTTTTATCCGAAGGATGATACGCCCGGATGTACCAAAGAAGCTTGCTCGTTTCGCGATGCCGACGACGTTTTTAATGCAAAAGGGATCAAGGTGCTTGGTGTATCGACCGATAGCGAAAAATCTCATCAAAAGTTCATATCAAAATTCCAACTGCCATTTGACCTGCTAGCCGATACCGAAAAGCAGATCGTCGAGGCATACGGCGTTTGGGCTGAAAAAAGTATGTACGGCAAAAAGTATATGGGCACACTGAGAAAGACTTTTTTGATCGATGACGGCAAGATCGTCAAGGTCTTTGACAAGGTCAATGTTGCCGAGCACGCGGATGAGGTGCTTGCCGCGTTTGGGGAAAAATAA